The Pempheris klunzingeri isolate RE-2024b chromosome 1, fPemKlu1.hap1, whole genome shotgun sequence genome includes a region encoding these proteins:
- the calml4a gene encoding calmodulin-like protein 4a, whose protein sequence is MAKFFTPVQINEFKECFSLYDKKQKGKIDAKDLITVMRCLGTSPTFGEIERHLQVHKIEKTGELDFSSFLTMMHRQMQQEDPKTEILEALRMTDKQKKGYIQASELRAKLTKLGEKLTDKEVDELFKEANVKSNGTVNYEEFTQMVTLPPVDYN, encoded by the exons ATG GCTAAATTCTTCACGCCTGTCCAAATCAATG AGTTCAAGGAGTGTTTCTCTTTGTatgacaaaaagcaaaagggCAAGATTGATGCCAAAGACCTGATCACGGTCATGCGCTGCCTGGGCACAAGCCCGACGTTCGGTGAAATCGAAAGGCATCTACAAGTTCACAAAATCG AAAAGACTGGTGAGCTGGACTTCTCCTCGTTCCTGACAATGATGCACAGACAGATGCAACAGGAAGACCCCAAGACAGAAATCCTGGAGGCCTTGAGgatgacagacaaacagaagaaaggaTACATCCAGGCATCTGAGCTTCGGGCCAAGCTCACCAAGTTGGGAGAGAAACTCACAGACAAAGAAG TGGATGAGCTCTTCAAAGAGGCAAACGTCAAGTCAAACGGGACTGTCAACTATGAAGAGTTCACTCAGATGGTGACGCTGCCTCCGGTCGATTACAACTGA
- the LOC139200666 gene encoding ceroid-lipofuscinosis neuronal protein 6 homolog: protein MQTVRKRRDNDLQTTQTSTPGVLKENKKWQHFHLDLWFCLTLQNWILDFGRPIVMIILPLEWFPLNKPSAGDYFHMAYNVITPFLMLKLIERSPRALPRSAVYLCIITFVMGASIHLVGDSINHRLILSGYQLHLSVRENPIIKDLKPASLIDSFELLYYYDEQLGHLMWYIPFFIILSIYFSGCFTKAKEQKKIPVSGWLLLGPSALYYWYLVTEGQITELFLVTFLTMVAMVIHQQRKGLCPDGNGLFLFYSFSVTVALVALWVVYLWNDPVLRNKYPGLIYVPEPWSYYTLHIKKNH from the exons ATGCAGACCGTACGAAAACGACGAGACAACGACttacaaacaacacaaactag caCTCCTGGTGTTCTGAAGGAAAATAAGAAATGGCAGCACTTCCACTTAGACTTGTGGTTCTGTCTGACTCTGCAGAACTGGATACTGGACTTTGGAAGGCCAATTGTCATG ATCATCCTCCCTCTGGAGTGGTTTCCCTTGAACAAGCCCAGTGCTGGAGACTATTTCCACATGGCCTACAATGTGATAACACCATTCCTAATGCTTAAG CTGATTGAGCGCAGTCCCAGGGCGCTGCCTCGCTCAGCGGTCTACCTCTGCATCATCACTTTTGTCATGGGAGCCAGCATCCACCTGGTGGGAGACTCCATCAACCATCGCCTCATCCTGAGTGGCTACCAGCTccacctgtcagtcagagagAACCCCATCATCAAAGACCTCAAACCTGCCTCGCTG ATTGACTCTTTTGAGCTGCTGTATTATTATGACGAACAGCTGGGACACTTAATGTG GTATATTccctttttcatcattttgtccaTCTACTTCTCCGGCTGCTTCACCAAGGCCAAAGAACAGAAGAAGATTCCCGTCTCTGGTTGGCTGTTGCTGGGACCCAGCGCCCTCTACTATTG GTATTTGGTCACTGAAGGACAAATCACTGAACTTTTCCTAGTCACCTTCCTCACcatggttgccatggtgatacATCAACAGCGTAAAGGCCTCTGTCCAGATGGCAACGGTCTATTCCTGTTCTACAGTTTCAGTGTTACTGTTGCCCTGGTGGCACTGTGGGTGGTCTATCTGTGGAACGACCCGGTGCTACGCAACAAGTACCCTGGGCTCATTTATGTGCCAGAGCCCTGGTCTTACTACACCCTACATATCAAGAAGAACCACTGA